The Puntigrus tetrazona isolate hp1 chromosome 16, ASM1883169v1, whole genome shotgun sequence genome includes a region encoding these proteins:
- the LOC122360309 gene encoding uncharacterized protein LOC122360309 → MSDEVNVFMDPFLKIYTNPHQIEVADSLTESFHEDIVLKERQRNTELLESLGIVQSKLIQSMEKQPENPKHSNLNIVESKLNDVKERERLREKKSGKERQAEKVIHITNETNVDQTGKAEMCHFDMKQMERFLEEESDQTKAEEPERQHVREKKQSVKEKQAEKQAMNKTNETTEDQSEKVEMCHFDMAKFLEEQNEQTEDEEPCKVTTEQQHMSERKQSVKKARHITNETNEDQSEKDEMCHFDMMQDAKCLEKQNEQIEGLCEGTKEHHMKAVDKEEQKALKNLVLMINEEEKEMAECGKATDIHKTKQAHSVEAEHFHQPHAAIAKKDLLTEKAKKTDLGEPLNKVATKEENKEVMKIREQELLSGGVCPEVKKAQDDTDSVLLCKAEENMHLKPESTEKRQSINTTPKKQEEEHLYEVPDAVLTSSTEYIYGTECVKEQLKKLDNITLHIAVTGSTGAGKSSFINAIRGLKPDDVNAAPTGVTETTMTSTLYTHPTMPSVKLWDLPGTGSPKFRAKKYLKDVKLDTFDFFIIISSERFKENDILLAKAIKEKKKLFYFLRSKIDNDIQAESKRKDFDEQKVLTDIREDCHRNLKGMDNPQIFLISSFELHKYDFQTLVDTLEEQLPAHKRNALILSLPIYSSKILDEKIELFMKQTWSAAVASGSIAVAPVPGLSIACDAAILLAFFTKCYNAFGLDDGSIDKLSVRVNNPSLKSVRKSPLVIAIGQKKLSNKELAALTNREAAIKFAWSMVPVVGSKKTAEMSYFTTLNLLRAGVQDLADTAKEVLKVAGLTDVY, encoded by the coding sequence ATGTCAGATGAAGTCAACGTCTTTATGGACCCTTTCCTCAAAATCTACACAAATCCACATCAGATAGAAGTAGCCGATAGCCTCACCGAATCCTTTCACGAGGACATTGTGCTGAAAGAGCGTCAGAGAAACACGGAATTGTTGGAATCTCTAGGAATCGTCCAGTCAAAACTTATTCAAAGTATGGAGAAACAACCAGAGAACCCGAAACACAGTAATTTGAACATCGTTGAATCAAAACTTAATGATgtgaaggaaagagagaggcttagagaaaaaaagagtggTAAAGAAAGGCAAGCGGAGAAAGTGATACACATAACAAACGAAACAAATGTAGATCAGACAGGAAAAgctgaaatgtgtcattttgacATGAAACAGATGGAAAGATTTCTTGAGGAGGAAAGTGATCAAACCAAGGCTGAGGAACCAGAACGACAGCAcgtgagagaaaaaaagcagagtgttaaagaaaaacaagcagagaAACAAGcgatgaataaaacaaatgaaactaCTGAAGATCAGTCAGAAAAGGTTGAAATGTGCCATTTTGATATGGCGAAATTTCTTGAGGAGCAAAATGAGCAAACTGAGGATGAGGAACCATGCAAAGTGACCACAGAACAACAACATATGAGTGAAAGAAAGCAGAGTGTTAAAAAAGCGAGACATataacaaatgaaacaaatgaagaTCAGTCAGAAAAAgatgaaatgtgtcattttgacATGATGCAGGATGCAAAATGTCTAGAGAAACAAAATGAGCAAATCGAGGGACTGTGTGAAGGGACGAAAGAACATCACATGAAGGCTGTTGATAAAGAGGAGCAGAAAGCACTAAAAAATTTAGTTCTGATGATAAATGAGGAAGAGAAGGAAATGGCCGAGTGTGGAAAAGCTACAgacattcacaaaacaaaacaagctcaCAGCGTCGAAGCAGAACATTTTCACCAGCCACATGCTGCTATAGCGAAGAAAGATTTGTTGACAGAAAAAGCTAAAAAGACAGATCTCGGTGAACCATTAAACAAAGTCGCCactaaagaagaaaataaagaggTTATGAAGATACGGGAGCAAGAACTGCTCAGTGGAGGAGTGTGTCCAGAAGTCAAGAAGGCACAAGATGACACAGACAGTGTGCTTCTGTGTAAAGCAGAAGagaacatgcatttaaaaccaGAAAGCACTGAGAAGAGGCAAAGTATAAACACAACACCTAAAAAGCAAGAAGAGGAGCATTTATATGAAGTACCCGATGCTGTACTCACTAGTTCTACTGAATACATTTACGGAACAGAGTGCGTTAAAGAACAACTGAAGAAACTGGACAACATCACACTTCACATTGCTGTTACAGGATCAACTGGAGCAGGAAAATCCAGCTTTATCAATGCAATACGAGGTCTGAAACCGGACGACGTCAATGCAGCTCCCACAGGGGTGACTGAGACGACAATGACGTCAACACTGTACACACATCCTACAATGCCCAGTGTAAAATTATGGGATCTGCCAGGGACCGGAAGTCCCAAATTTAGAGCCAAAAAATACCTAAAGGATGTGAAACTTGACACCTTTGacttcttcatcatcatctcctCAGAGAGATTCAAGGAAAACGACATCCTGCTGGCTAAAGCAattaaagagaagaagaagTTGTTCTACTTTCTCCGCTCGAAGATTGACAATGACATCCAAGCAGAATCTAAAAGGAAAGACTTTGATGAGCAGAAAGTTCTCACAGATATTCGTGAGGACTGCCATAGAAACCTTAAGGGCATGGATAACCCCCAAATTTTCCTAATTTCCTCTTTTGAATTGCACAAATACGATTTTCAAACCCTTGTCGACACACTGGAGGAGCAGCTACCTGCTCACAAGAGAAATGCTCTGATTTTGTCCTTGCCAATATACTCCTCCAAGATCTTGGATGAGAAGATCGAACTGTTTATGAAGCAAACCTGGTCAGCAGCCGTCGCTTCTGGTTCCATCGCAGTGGCTCCAGTGCCTGGTCTTTCCATTGCTTGTGATGCTGCCATTTTACTGGCTTTCTTCACCAAGTGCTACAATGCTTTCGGGCTGGATGATGGATCAATAGATAAGCTTTCAGTGAGAGTCAACAATCCATCCCTCAAATCTGTAAGGAAGTCACCTCTAGTGATCGCTATTGGGCAAAAGAAACTCAGTAATAAGGAGCTAGCAGCACTGACAAATAGAGAAGCAGCTATTAAATTTGCGTGGAGCATGGTTCCTGTTGTAGGAAGTAAAAAAACTGCAGAAATGTCTTACTTCACAACACTGAACCTTCTGCGAGCAGGAGTTCAGGATCTCGCTGATACAGCCAAAGAAGTGCTGAAAGTGGCAGGTCTGACTGATGTCTACTGA
- the LOC122360110 gene encoding interferon-inducible GTPase 5-like isoform X2, with the protein MLRKLEIAKKDVQTKCPVKSREKDTKKQEEEDKNLNVCEASREYLDILSTATANAQVSDSLGSEIDEIIDSPPVEKKNKLKNKLKELENVTLNIAITGMTGAGKSSLVNALRGLPNDHKDAAPTGTTETTMKPNMYPHPFMPNVKIWDLPGIGSPRFRAKKYLKDVNFHTYDFFLIVTSERFKENDIELARAIKKRKKVFYFIRTKIDNDIRAELHKTNFDERMLLETIREDCTVNLKNKLKEFENVTLNIAVTGMTGAGKSSLVNALRGILNDDKDAAPTGTETTMKPNMYPHPFMPNVKIWDLPGIGSPRFRAKKYLKDVNFHTYDFFLIVTSERFKENDIELARAIKKSKKLFYFIRTKIDNDIRAESNKRNFDERMLLDNIRKDCKANLLSVETPKMFLVSSFNLEKYDFQELIDTLEEELPENKKFALIQSLPIYSLEALTKKKTYYKKMIWLNALAAGVGAIPPIPGLSLACDYGIMKKFFQQVFAGFGLSNQALEVLSERVNKPVEQLKAARTSRFKDGATEDIVIDMLSKPKIAIAKTLGTVMSMLPGGALPAGGTAVATVHYLLNMGLNEMAEDTKRVLSVSLLA; encoded by the exons ATGCTGCGAAAACTGGAAATAGCTAAAAAAGATGTACAGACAAAGTGTCCTGTCAAATCTAGAGAAAAAGACACCAAAAAGCAAGAGGAAGAGGACAAAAACCTAAATGTTTGTGAAGCTTCCAGAGAATATCTAGATATATTGTCTACTGCCACAGCAAACGCACAAGTTTCAGACTCTCTTGGCTCAGAAATAGATGAAATAATTGACTCTCCGcctgtagagaaaaaaaacaaactgaaaaataaactgaagGAGTTAGAGAATGTTACACTTAACATTGCTATAACTGGGATGACAGGGGCAGGGAAGTCTTCCTTAGTCAATGCCCTCAGAGGCCTTCCCAATGATCATAAGGATGCAGCTCCCACAGGAACAACTGAGACTACCATGAAGCCCAACATGTACCCACATCCCTTCATGCCAAACGTGAAGATCTGGGACCTGCCTGGAATCGGTAGTCCAAGATTTAGAGCAAAGAAGTACCTGAAAGATGTTAATTTCCACACATATGACTTCTTTCTCATAGTGACCTCTGAAAGATTTAAGGAGAATGACATCGAGCTGGCCAGAGCGATCAAGAAGAGGAAgaaggtattttattttattcgtaCTAAAATTGACAACGACATTCGTGCAGAATTACACAAAACTAACTTTGATGAGCGGATGTTACTCGAAACCATCCGAGAGGATTGTACAGTGAACCTA aaaaataaactgaaGGAGTTCGAGAATGTTACACTTAACATTGCTGTAACTGGGATGACAGGAGCAGGGAAGTCTTCCTTAGTCAATGCCCTCAGAGGCATTCTTAATGATGATAAGGACGCAGCTCCCACAGGAACTGAAACTACCATGAAGCCCAACATGTACCCACATCCCTTCATGCCAAACGTGAAGATCTGGGACCTGCCTGGAATCGGTAGTCCAAGATTTAGAGCAAAGAAGTACCTGAAAGATGTTAATTTCCACACATATGACTTCTTTCTCATAGTGACCTCTGAAAGATTTAAGGAGAATGACATCGAGCTGGCCAGAGCGATCAAGAAGAGCAAgaagcttttttatttcattcgcACAAAAATTGACAACGACATTCGTGCAGAATCAAACAAAAGAAACTTTGATGAGCGGATGTTGCTTGACAACATCAGAAAGGATTGTAAAGCAAATCTACTGAGTGTTGAAACACCCAAAATGTTCCTAGTGTCTTCATTTAATTtggaaaaatatgattttcagGAGCTGATCGACACCCTTGAAGAGGAACTTCCAGAGAACAAGAAATTTGCTCTCATTCAGTCTTTGCCCATTTATTCTCTAGAGGCCCTCACAAAGAAGAAAACATACTACAAGAAAATGATTTGGCTAAACGCCTTAGCAGCGGGAGTTGGGGCCATACCTCCAATCCCTGGATTGTCACTGGCCTGTGATTACGGCATCATGAAGAAGTTTTTTCAGCAAGTCTTCGCAGGTTTTGGTTTATCAAATCAGGCTCTAGAGGTGCTATCAGAACGAGTGAACAAACCGGTGGAGCAGCTAAAAGCCGCTAGGACTTCACGCTTCAAAGATGGGGCCACTGAGGATATTGTGATTGATATGCTGTCTAAACCAAAGATTGCTATAGCCAAGACTCTGGGGACTGTAATGTCTATGCTGCCAGGAGGAGCTCTACCTGCAGGAGGAACGGCCGTCGCTACTGTACACTACCTGCTTAATATGGGACTCAATGAGATGGCAGAAGACACCAAACGTGTTCTCTCTGTGTCACTGCTTGCCTAA
- the LOC122360110 gene encoding T-cell-specific guanine nucleotide triphosphate-binding protein 2-like isoform X1: MLRKLEIAKKDVQTKCPVKSREKDTKKQEEEDKNLNVCEASREYLDILSTATANAQVSDSLGSEIDEIIDSPPVEKKNKLKNKLKELENVTLNIAITGMTGAGKSSLVNALRGLPNDHKDAAPTGTTETTMKPNMYPHPFMPNVKIWDLPGIGSPRFRAKKYLKDVNFHTYDFFLIVTSERFKENDIELARAIKKRKKVFYFIRTKIDNDIRAELHKTNFDERMLLETIREDCTVNLVSIEIPKIFLISSFQVENYDFPKLINTLEYEIPKKKKIALIQFLPVYSFQKNKLKEFENVTLNIAVTGMTGAGKSSLVNALRGILNDDKDAAPTGTETTMKPNMYPHPFMPNVKIWDLPGIGSPRFRAKKYLKDVNFHTYDFFLIVTSERFKENDIELARAIKKSKKLFYFIRTKIDNDIRAESNKRNFDERMLLDNIRKDCKANLLSVETPKMFLVSSFNLEKYDFQELIDTLEEELPENKKFALIQSLPIYSLEALTKKKTYYKKMIWLNALAAGVGAIPPIPGLSLACDYGIMKKFFQQVFAGFGLSNQALEVLSERVNKPVEQLKAARTSRFKDGATEDIVIDMLSKPKIAIAKTLGTVMSMLPGGALPAGGTAVATVHYLLNMGLNEMAEDTKRVLSVSLLA, from the coding sequence ATGCTGCGAAAACTGGAAATAGCTAAAAAAGATGTACAGACAAAGTGTCCTGTCAAATCTAGAGAAAAAGACACCAAAAAGCAAGAGGAAGAGGACAAAAACCTAAATGTTTGTGAAGCTTCCAGAGAATATCTAGATATATTGTCTACTGCCACAGCAAACGCACAAGTTTCAGACTCTCTTGGCTCAGAAATAGATGAAATAATTGACTCTCCGcctgtagagaaaaaaaacaaactgaaaaataaactgaagGAGTTAGAGAATGTTACACTTAACATTGCTATAACTGGGATGACAGGGGCAGGGAAGTCTTCCTTAGTCAATGCCCTCAGAGGCCTTCCCAATGATCATAAGGATGCAGCTCCCACAGGAACAACTGAGACTACCATGAAGCCCAACATGTACCCACATCCCTTCATGCCAAACGTGAAGATCTGGGACCTGCCTGGAATCGGTAGTCCAAGATTTAGAGCAAAGAAGTACCTGAAAGATGTTAATTTCCACACATATGACTTCTTTCTCATAGTGACCTCTGAAAGATTTAAGGAGAATGACATCGAGCTGGCCAGAGCGATCAAGAAGAGGAAgaaggtattttattttattcgtaCTAAAATTGACAACGACATTCGTGCAGAATTACACAAAACTAACTTTGATGAGCGGATGTTACTCGAAACCATCCGAGAGGATTGTACAGTGAACCTAGTGAGTATCGAAATACCCAAAATATTCTTAATCTCTTCCTTTCAAGTGGAAAATTATGACTTTCCGAAGCTGATCAACACCTTGGAATATGAAAttcccaaaaagaaaaaaattgctcTTATTCAGTTTTTGCCCGTTTAttcttttcagaaaaataaactgaaGGAGTTCGAGAATGTTACACTTAACATTGCTGTAACTGGGATGACAGGAGCAGGGAAGTCTTCCTTAGTCAATGCCCTCAGAGGCATTCTTAATGATGATAAGGACGCAGCTCCCACAGGAACTGAAACTACCATGAAGCCCAACATGTACCCACATCCCTTCATGCCAAACGTGAAGATCTGGGACCTGCCTGGAATCGGTAGTCCAAGATTTAGAGCAAAGAAGTACCTGAAAGATGTTAATTTCCACACATATGACTTCTTTCTCATAGTGACCTCTGAAAGATTTAAGGAGAATGACATCGAGCTGGCCAGAGCGATCAAGAAGAGCAAgaagcttttttatttcattcgcACAAAAATTGACAACGACATTCGTGCAGAATCAAACAAAAGAAACTTTGATGAGCGGATGTTGCTTGACAACATCAGAAAGGATTGTAAAGCAAATCTACTGAGTGTTGAAACACCCAAAATGTTCCTAGTGTCTTCATTTAATTtggaaaaatatgattttcagGAGCTGATCGACACCCTTGAAGAGGAACTTCCAGAGAACAAGAAATTTGCTCTCATTCAGTCTTTGCCCATTTATTCTCTAGAGGCCCTCACAAAGAAGAAAACATACTACAAGAAAATGATTTGGCTAAACGCCTTAGCAGCGGGAGTTGGGGCCATACCTCCAATCCCTGGATTGTCACTGGCCTGTGATTACGGCATCATGAAGAAGTTTTTTCAGCAAGTCTTCGCAGGTTTTGGTTTATCAAATCAGGCTCTAGAGGTGCTATCAGAACGAGTGAACAAACCGGTGGAGCAGCTAAAAGCCGCTAGGACTTCACGCTTCAAAGATGGGGCCACTGAGGATATTGTGATTGATATGCTGTCTAAACCAAAGATTGCTATAGCCAAGACTCTGGGGACTGTAATGTCTATGCTGCCAGGAGGAGCTCTACCTGCAGGAGGAACGGCCGTCGCTACTGTACACTACCTGCTTAATATGGGACTCAATGAGATGGCAGAAGACACCAAACGTGTTCTCTCTGTGTCACTGCTTGCCTAA
- the LOC122361092 gene encoding interferon-inducible GTPase 5, protein MIQSNYMLQWTVLKLPEAEQRIHNSQQSTMTDVKNPYNEDDHSSQSSGSSSTTSTFSVDETKEKKPQSPRNKYPKISPRNMLRTLEIAEKNVQTKCPEEPKEKDIKKEEEEDKNKNVYVVSREFVEILSSATADKEDSESLGSEIDEIIDSPPVEKTNKLKNKLKELENVTLNIAITGMTGAGKSSFVNALRGLLNDDKDAAPTGTTETTMKPNMYPHPFMPNVKIWDLPGIGSPRFKAKKYLKDVNFHTYDFFLIVTSERFKENDIELARAIKKSKKLFYFVRTKIDNDIHAESNKRNFDERMLLETVREDCKANLLKVGIPKIFLVSSFNLGKYDFQKLINTLEDELPENKKFALIQSLPIYSLKALTKKKTYYKKMIWLNALAAGVGAIAPIPGLSLACDYGIMKKFFQQVFAGFGLSNQALEVLSERVNKPVEQLKAARTSRFKDGATEDIVIDMLSKPKIAIAKTLGTVMSMLPGGALPAGGTAVATVHYLLNMGLNEMAEDTKRVLSESQLA, encoded by the exons ATGATTCAGTCCAACTATATGTTGCAGTGGACAGTACTAAAGCTTCCAGAAGCTGAGCAGAGAATTCACAACTCCCAGCA atctACCATGACAGATGTGAAAAATCCCTATAATGAAGATGATCACTCAAGCCAGTCATCTGGATCATCATCCACTACATCAACTTTCAGTGTAGATGagactaaagaaaaaaagcctCAATCACCACGTAATAAATATCCAAAAATCAGTCCAAGAAATATGCTGCGAACACTAGAAatagcagaaaaaaatgtacagacAAAATGTCCTGAGGAACCTaaagaaaaagacattaaaaaggaagaggaagaggacaaaaacaaaaatgtttatgtggTATCCAGAGAGTTTGTAGAAATATTGTCTTCTGCCACAGCAGATAAAGAAGATTCAGAATCTCTTGGCTCAGAAATAGATGAAATAATTGACTCTCCACCTgtagagaaaacaaacaaactgaaaaataaactgaagGAGTTAGAGAATGTTACACTTAACATTGCTATAACTGGGATGACAGGGGCAGGGAAGTCTTCCTTTGTCAATGCCCTCAGAGGCCTTCTTAATGATGATAAGGACGCAGCTCCCACAGGAACAACTGAGACTACCATGAAGCCCAACATGTACCCACATCCCTTCATGCCAAACGTGAAGATCTGGGACCTGCCTGGAATCGGTAGTCCAAGATTTAAAGCAAAGAAGTACCTGAAAGATGTTAATTTCCACACATATGACTTCTTTCTCATAGTGACCTCTGAAAGATTTAAGGAGAATGACATCGAGCTGGCCAGAGCGATCAAGAAGAGCAAGAAGCTTTTTTATTTCGTTCGAACTAAAATTGACAACGACATTCATGCAGAATCAAACAAAAGAAACTTTGATGAGCGGATGTTGCTTGAAACTGTCCGAGAGGATTGTAAAGCAAACCTATTGAAAGTTGGAATACCCAAAATATTCCTAGTGTCTTCATTTAATTTGGGAAAATATGATTTTCAGAAGCTGATCAACACCCTTGAAGATGAACTTCCAGAGAACAAGAAATTTGCTCTCATTCAGTCTTTGCCCATTTATTCTCTAAAGGCCCTCACAAAGAAGAAAACATACTACAAGAAAATGATTTGGCTAAACGCCTTAGCAGCGGGAGTTGGGGCGATAGCTCCAATCCCTGGATTGTCACTGGCCTGTGATTATGGCATCATGAAGAAGTTTTTTCAGCAAGTCTTCGCAGGCTTTGGTTTATCAAATCAGGCTCTAGAGGTGCTATCAGAACGAGTGAACAAACCGGTGGAGCAGCTAAAAGCCGCTAGGACTTCACGCTTCAAAGATGGGGCCACTGAGGATATTGTGATTGATATGCTGTCTAAACCAAAGATTGCTATAGCCAAGACTCTGGGGACTGTAATGTCTATGCTGCCAGGAGGAGCTCTACCTGCAGGAGGAACGGCCGTCGCTACTGTACACTACCTGCTTAATATGGGACTCAATGAGATGGCAGAAGACACCAAACGTGTTCTCTCTGAGTCACAGCTTGCCTAA
- the prss59.1 gene encoding serine protease 59, tandem duplicate 1 — MRSLVFLVLLGAAFALDDDKIVGGYECTPYSQPWQVSLNSGYHFCGGSLVSEYWVVSAAHCYKSRVEVRLGEHNIVVTEGSEQFISSEKVIRHPSYDSWTIDSDIMLIKLSKPATLNQYVQTVSLPSGCAASGTMCRVSGWGNTMSSTADSNKLQCLEIPILSDSDCNKSYPGMITDTMFCAGYLEGGKDSCQGDSGGPVVCNGQLQGIVSWGYGCAEKNHPGVYGKVCMFSQWIADTMRNN, encoded by the exons ATGAGGTCTTTGGTGTTCCTGGTGCTCCTTGGAGCTGCCT TTGCTCTGGATGATGACAAGATTGTTGGTGGATATGAGTGCACACCCTACTCCCAGCCCTGGCAGGTGTCTCTGAACTCTGGCTACCACTTCTGCGGTGGCTCTCTGGTCAGCGAGTACTGGGTTGTGTCTGCTGCTCACTGCTACAAGTC ACGTGTGGAGGTTCGTTTGGGTGAGCACAACATCGTAGTAACCGAGGGATCTGAGCAGTTCATCTCTTCCGAGAAGGTCATCCGCCATCCCAGCTATGACTCCTGGACCATTGACAGTGACATCATGCTGATCAAGCTTAGCAAGCCCGCTACCCTCAATCAGTACGTGCAGACTGTGTCTCTGCCCAGTGGCTGTGCCGCCTCTGGCACCATGTGCAGAGTCTCTGGCTGGGGAAACACCATGAGTTCCA CTGCTGATTCCAACAAGCTTCAGTGTCTGGAGATCCCCATCCTGTCCGACAGCGACTGTAACAAGTCTTACCCTGGTATGATCACCGATACCATGTTCTGTGCTGGATACCTGGAGGGAGGAAAGGACTCTTGCCAG GGTGACTCTGGTGGCCCTGTGGTGTGTAACGGTCAGCTGCAGGGTATTGTGTCCTGGGGTTATGGCTGTGCTGAGAAGAATCATCCTGGTGTCTATGGCAAG GTCTGCATGTTCAGCCAGTGGATCGCCGATACCATGAGAAACAACTAA
- the LOC122359846 gene encoding trypsin-2-like: MRSLVFLVLLGAAFALDDDKIVGGYECTPYSQPWQVSLNSGYHFCGGSLVSEYWVVSAAHCYMSRLEVRLGEHNIVVNEGSEQFISSEKVIYHPSYDYWTLDSDIMLIKLSKPATLNQYVQTVSLPSGCAASGTMCRVSGWGNTMSSTADSNKLQCLEIPILSDSDCNKSYPGMITDTMFCAGYLEGGKDSCQGDSGGPVVCNGQLQGIVSWGYGCAEKNHPGVYGKVCMFSQWIADTMRNN; encoded by the exons ATGAGGTCTTTGGTGTTCCTGGTGCTCCTTGGAGCCGCCT TTGCTCTGGATGATGACAAGATTGTTGGTGGATATGAGTGCACACCCTACTCCCAGCCCTGGCAGGTGTCTCTGAACTCTGGCTACCACTTCTGCGGTGGCTCTCTGGTCAGCGAGTACTGGGTTGTGTCTGCTGCTCACTGCTACATGTC GCGTCTGGAGGTTCGTTTGGGTGAGCACAACATTGTAGTTAATGAGGGATCTGAGCAGTTCATCTCTTCCGAGAAGGTCATCTACCATCCAAGTTACGACTACTGGACCCTTGACAGTGACATCATGCTGATCAAGCTTAGCAAGCCCGCTACCCTCAATCAGTACGTGCAGACTGTGTCTCTGCCCAGTGGCTGTGCCGCCTCTGGCACCATGTGCAGAGTCTCTGGCTGGGGAAACACCATGAGTTCCA CTGCTGATTCCAACAAGCTTCAGTGTCTGGAGATCCCCATCCTGTCCGACAGCGACTGTAACAAGTCTTACCCTGGTATGATCACCGATACCATGTTCTGTGCTGGATACCTGGAGGGAGGAAAGGACTCTTGCCAG GGTGACTCTGGTGGCCCTGTGGTGTGTAACGGTCAGCTGCAGGGTATTGTGTCCTGGGGTTATGGCTGTGCTGAGAAGAATCATCCTGGTGTCTATGGCAAG GTCTGCATGTTCAGCCAGTGGATCGCCGATACCATGAGAAACAACTAA